CGTACCGGCCGGCTTGCCGATGGGCCTCGCCACGGTTACCGAGGGCGGAGAAGTAGCCGGGGTCGAGTTGGACGGCGGCGGTGAGGTCGGTGACGGCCTCGTCGTACCGGCCTGCCTGGAAGTGTGCTTCTCCGCGTTCGGCGAGGGCCCAGGCGTAGGCGGGGTCGAGTTGGACGGCGGCGGTGAGGTCGGTGACGGCCTCGTCGTACCGGCCGGCCTGGCGGTGCGTCTGCCCGCGGGTGCCCAGGACCCAAGCCTGGGTGGGGTTGAGTTCGAGTGCGGCGGTGAGGTCGGTGACGGCCTCGTCGTACCGTCCGGCCTGGCGGTGGACCTCACCTCGTTTGGCGAGGGCCCAGGCGTAGGCGGGGTCGCGTTCGATCGCGGCGGTGAGGTCGGTGACGGCCTCGTCGTACCGTCCGGCTTGGAGGTGGGCCTCGCCACGACTGCCGAACGCCCACGCGTAGGCGGGGTCGAGCTGGAGGGCGGCGGTGAGGTCGGTGACGGCCTCGTCGTACCGTCCGGCTTGGCGGTGTGCCTCGCCTCGTTTGGCGAGGGCCCAGGCGTAGGCGGGGTCGAGCTGGAGGGCGGCGGTGAGGTCGGTGACGGCCTCGTCGTACCGTCCGGCTTGCCGGTGGGCCTCGCCACGGCAGCCGAACGCCCAGGCGAGGGTGGAGTCGCGTTCGATCGCGGCGGTGAGGTCGGTGATGGCCTGGTCGTACCGTCCGGCTTGCCGGTGGGCCTCGCCACGGCCGCACAGGGCCCAGGCGTCGGTGGGGTCGAGGTGGATGGCGGCGGTGAGGTCGGTGATGGCCTCGTCATAGCGGCCGGCCTCGCGATGCGCCTCTCCCCGCTGGGCGAAGGCCCAGGCGTCGGTGGGGTCGAGGTGGATGGCGGCGGTGAGGTCGGTGATGGCCTCGTCGTACCGGCCGGCCTGGCGGTGAGCCTGTCCCCGGGCCGTCATACACCACGTGTAGGAGGAGTCGAGGGTGATCGCGGCAGTCAGGTCGGTCACGGCCTCGTCGTACCGGCCCGCCATCCGGTGGGTTTCACCACGCGCGACCAGTGCCCATGCCAGCGCGGGGTCGAGTTCGAGTGCGCCCGTGAGGTCGGCCATGGCCTCGTCATAGCGCTCGTCCGCACAGTAGGTCTCCCCCCGCTTCGCGAGCAGGAACGCGTCGTCGGGGCTCAGAGCGAGAGCGGTCGTATAGTCCGCGAGAGCCTGAGTGAGGTGGTTGAGCCAGCGGTGCGCCTCACCGCGGTACACCCAGCCACGGACGTTGCGCGGATCGGCGGCGACGGCACGGTCCAGCTCGGCGATCGCCTCCTCGTTGCGGTCGAGGTGGTACAGGCGCCTGCCCCGGTAGGTGTGGCACCACGCCCGGGTCGTGAGATCCAGCGGGCCGTGTGACAACAGTGCCGTGAGGCACTCCAGGGCCGGGTCGGCGCTCGCCACCGCGGTGCGGAGGCGGCCGGCCCAGGAGACGAGCGTGGGCTCAGCCGTGTCGCGGGCGGCCAGTTCGAGGTTGCCGACCCACTGGCGCAGAGCCGCCGTGTCCTGCCCGGCGGCATGAACCGCCTGCTCCAGCGCTCTTCCCAATGAGGCGGTCGGCTGGGCACACAACCGGTGGTACGTCTCGTCCACGTGGTGACGGAGCCACCGGGCGTCGCTCCAGCGTTTCTCCTCGGACAGGCCGTGCGCGGCCGCGGCGCGCCAGGCGGCGTGCGTGTCGGCGAGACGCAGGTGCGCAGCCATCCAGTGCTGGGGTGAGTGGGTGCGCTGGCGGCGCACCATACTCGCGCGCACCACCGCGTGGTACTGCTTGAAGCCGCCGTGACCGCTGACGAAGGGCTGCCTGCACAGCCACTCCCACAGCTCCCTGGCGTCCTCCGGTGCGGCGGCGTCGAACACCTCCTTGTTGAGGTGCGGGGCCAGCGCGCACGCCAGTACGGCCTCGCGCTGCCTGGCGTCCGTGACCCACTGCACGAAACGCTCGACGGCCGCGTCCACCACGTCCCCGTCCGGGTCCACGTCCTCCGCCGCGCCGGGGCGGGCGTGCGCCAAGAGATCGACGAGCAGCGGCAGTCCCATCGACAACTGGAACACCGCGTCCACCACATCGGGTGCGGTCACGTCCCGCGCGGCCAGCAGCGCGCGCGTCTCCGCTTCGGTGAACACCTCCAGCGGCACGTCCACCACCTGCGCGCGCAAAGGCCCCCACTCGCGTTCCGCCAGCTGGTCACGGCCGGCCAGCACCACCATGACATTGGTGGGCAGGGGTCCGTACTCGTCCTCCAGCAGGGCCCGCAGCCAGCCGTCCAGGTAGCGGCCGGTCCGCTCCCAGGTGTCGAAGAACAGCACCACCCACTCGTACCGCTCGCACAGCTTGCCCAGCTCGGTCACGAACGCCCGGCGCACCCGGCTCTCGTCACCGCCACGCCCCCGGCGTCCCCGAGCCCGCACACCGCTGCGCGACCGGTCCCC
Above is a genomic segment from Streptomyces glaucescens containing:
- a CDS encoding tetratricopeptide repeat protein, producing the protein MSGARSHERGSRSRGELIRRRARARFVGRRAQLSLFVRNLAKDPEDEVSPAEFLFHVRGVGGVGKSTLLREWQERARAAGAVSAVVDEGDVHGVEQALVEVARQLAEQAGPLKEFDRAAEQHRKEQEAAVEPGPMEGGPDAVAQGGDRSRSGVRARGRRGRGGDESRVRRAFVTELGKLCERYEWVVLFFDTWERTGRYLDGWLRALLEDEYGPLPTNVMVVLAGRDQLAEREWGPLRAQVVDVPLEVFTEAETRALLAARDVTAPDVVDAVFQLSMGLPLLVDLLAHARPGAAEDVDPDGDVVDAAVERFVQWVTDARQREAVLACALAPHLNKEVFDAAAPEDARELWEWLCRQPFVSGHGGFKQYHAVVRASMVRRQRTHSPQHWMAAHLRLADTHAAWRAAAAHGLSEEKRWSDARWLRHHVDETYHRLCAQPTASLGRALEQAVHAAGQDTAALRQWVGNLELAARDTAEPTLVSWAGRLRTAVASADPALECLTALLSHGPLDLTTRAWCHTYRGRRLYHLDRNEEAIAELDRAVAADPRNVRGWVYRGEAHRWLNHLTQALADYTTALALSPDDAFLLAKRGETYCADERYDEAMADLTGALELDPALAWALVARGETHRMAGRYDEAVTDLTAAITLDSSYTWCMTARGQAHRQAGRYDEAITDLTAAIHLDPTDAWAFAQRGEAHREAGRYDEAITDLTAAIHLDPTDAWALCGRGEAHRQAGRYDQAITDLTAAIERDSTLAWAFGCRGEAHRQAGRYDEAVTDLTAALQLDPAYAWALAKRGEAHRQAGRYDEAVTDLTAALQLDPAYAWAFGSRGEAHLQAGRYDEAVTDLTAAIERDPAYAWALAKRGEVHRQAGRYDEAVTDLTAALELNPTQAWVLGTRGQTHRQAGRYDEAVTDLTAAVQLDPAYAWALAERGEAHFQAGRYDEAVTDLTAAVQLDPGYFSALGNRGEAHRQAGRYDEAVTDLTAALELDPTSAWARTLRGEAHRQAGRYDDAVTDLTAALELDPANTWAHALRGEAHRQAGRYDEAITDLTAALELDPANTWAIGLRGTARRQAGDLPGAREDLERVASSPDTSTFLFERLILDTVETGAAACAEQWTDLFASPPEALDDNVSRFLPLFRALLVDHDVDIAVATEVFLTATPERDAVTDLRHYLVEFSALGGEPADRAQRCRRLVDDWQRPGADTEP